One stretch of Tepidibacter hydrothermalis DNA includes these proteins:
- the gcvPB gene encoding aminomethyl-transferring glycine dehydrogenase subunit GcvPB: MRNYDSLIFEISKAGRRAYKLPKNDVPHKDLSNIVPSEFLNKEELDLPEVSELDVVRHFTNLSNKNYGVDTGFYPLGSCTMKYNPKINEDVAGMQNLTRIHPYQPESTVQGSLEVIYELGEMLAEIAGMDTVSLQPSAGAHGELLGIMLIKAYHNSRNDFKRTKIIVPDSAHGTNPATAALAGYEIVEIKSNKDGSVCIDSLKEALSDEIAGLMLTNPSTLGLFESNIKEIADLVHDAGGQLYYDGANMNAIMGITRPGDMGFDVMHYNIHKTLSTPHGGGGPGSGPVGVKKHLAKFLPVPVVEKEDDKYTLNYDRPESIGKVKGFYGNYGVMLRAYTYILAMGKEGIKEVSETAVLNANYMMNKLKKYYYLPIDKVCKHEFVLGGIGDDLQVPTLDIAKRLLDYGYHPPTIYFPLIVNEAIMIEPTETESLETMDGFIETMIKIAKEAKEDPEMLKGAPYNTPVRRIDEARAARNLILKWNK, encoded by the coding sequence ATGAGAAACTATGATAGTTTAATATTTGAAATATCTAAAGCCGGTAGACGTGCATATAAACTTCCTAAGAATGATGTTCCCCATAAAGATTTATCAAATATAGTTCCATCAGAGTTTTTAAATAAAGAAGAGTTAGATCTACCAGAAGTAAGTGAGTTAGATGTAGTTAGACATTTTACTAATTTGTCTAATAAAAATTATGGAGTAGATACTGGATTTTATCCATTGGGTTCTTGTACTATGAAATATAATCCAAAGATAAATGAAGATGTAGCTGGAATGCAGAATCTAACTAGAATTCATCCATACCAGCCTGAAAGTACAGTTCAAGGATCTCTTGAAGTTATTTATGAATTAGGTGAAATGCTAGCTGAAATAGCAGGAATGGATACAGTAAGTTTACAACCTTCAGCTGGAGCTCATGGAGAGTTACTAGGTATTATGCTAATAAAGGCATACCACAATAGTAGAAATGATTTTAAGAGAACTAAAATAATAGTTCCTGATTCTGCTCATGGAACAAATCCTGCAACTGCTGCTTTAGCTGGTTATGAGATTGTAGAGATTAAATCTAACAAAGATGGATCTGTATGTATTGATTCTTTAAAGGAAGCTTTAAGTGATGAAATAGCTGGATTGATGTTAACAAATCCAAGTACTCTAGGATTATTCGAATCAAATATTAAAGAAATAGCAGATTTAGTTCATGATGCAGGCGGTCAATTGTATTATGATGGAGCTAATATGAATGCCATAATGGGAATTACAAGACCTGGAGATATGGGATTTGATGTAATGCACTATAACATTCATAAGACATTATCAACTCCGCATGGAGGAGGAGGTCCAGGAAGTGGTCCTGTAGGAGTTAAAAAGCATTTAGCTAAATTCTTACCTGTTCCTGTAGTAGAGAAAGAGGATGATAAATATACATTAAACTACGATAGACCTGAGTCAATAGGCAAAGTAAAGGGGTTTTATGGAAATTATGGAGTTATGCTGAGAGCATATACTTATATATTAGCCATGGGGAAAGAAGGTATAAAGGAAGTTAGTGAGACAGCAGTACTGAATGCAAATTACATGATGAATAAACTAAAAAAATATTATTATCTACCAATAGATAAGGTATGTAAGCATGAATTTGTATTAGGCGGTATAGGAGATGATTTGCAAGTACCAACACTTGATATAGCTAAGAGATTATTAGATTATGGATATCATCCACCAACTATATATTTCCCACTCATAGTTAATGAAGCTATTATGATTGAGCCAACAGAAACGGAAAGCTTAGAGACTATGGATGGATTTATTGAAACGATGATAAAAATTGCAAAAGAAGCTAAAGAAGATCCTGAAATGTTAAAGGGGGCACCATACAACACACCTGTAAGAAGAATTGATGAGGCAAGAGCAGCGAGAAATTTAATTCTTAAGTGGAATAAATAA
- the gcvPA gene encoding aminomethyl-transferring glycine dehydrogenase subunit GcvPA — MHRYISNTDKDREYMLNEINIESVDDLFSDVPEELKLGRDLNLKEGMSEIEIFNHMNNIASKNKSLNDLTCFLGAGAYDHYIPAIIKHIVSRSEFLTAYTPYQAEISQGTLQAIFEYQTMISNLTGMDVSNASMYDGATGCTEAAIMACTSTRRKSILVSKTVNPETRKVLKTYMQYKNIDVIEVDMVDGITDMNHLKSLVSKKTAGVIVQSPNFFGIIEDYSEAGELIHENKGLLITYVDPISLGILKSPGSQGADIVVGEAQSFGNELNFGGPYLGFMATKSKLARKMPGRIVGESVDANGKRAFVLTLQAREQHIRRFKATSNICSNQGLNMLMATIYLTTLGKEGLREVAVQCAQKAQYAFDEITKSKKFKPLFNRPFFKEFAVTSKGDSSKVNERLLEEGILGGYELGKDYEEYNNSLMFCVTEKRTKSEIDKLSSVLEVL; from the coding sequence ATGCATAGATATATTTCCAATACAGATAAAGATAGAGAATATATGTTAAATGAAATAAATATAGAATCAGTAGATGATTTATTCAGTGATGTTCCTGAAGAACTTAAATTAGGTAGAGATCTTAATTTAAAAGAGGGAATGTCAGAAATAGAGATATTTAATCATATGAATAATATTGCAAGTAAGAATAAGAGTTTAAATGATCTAACATGCTTTTTAGGAGCAGGGGCATATGACCATTATATACCTGCGATTATAAAGCATATAGTTTCAAGATCTGAGTTTTTAACTGCGTATACACCTTATCAAGCTGAGATAAGTCAAGGAACACTACAAGCTATATTTGAGTATCAAACTATGATTAGTAATTTAACAGGAATGGATGTATCTAATGCTTCTATGTATGATGGAGCAACGGGTTGTACAGAGGCAGCAATAATGGCTTGTACGAGTACTAGACGTAAATCTATTTTAGTATCTAAAACTGTAAATCCTGAGACTCGAAAAGTTTTAAAAACTTATATGCAGTATAAAAATATAGATGTGATTGAAGTTGATATGGTTGATGGAATTACAGATATGAATCATTTAAAATCTTTGGTGAGTAAAAAAACAGCAGGAGTGATAGTGCAAAGTCCTAACTTCTTTGGAATAATAGAAGATTATTCTGAAGCAGGAGAATTAATACATGAGAATAAGGGGTTATTAATAACTTATGTAGATCCAATATCCTTAGGTATATTAAAGAGTCCAGGGTCACAAGGAGCTGACATTGTAGTAGGAGAAGCACAATCTTTTGGAAATGAATTGAATTTTGGAGGTCCATATTTAGGATTTATGGCAACTAAGTCAAAGCTTGCTAGGAAGATGCCTGGTAGAATAGTAGGTGAATCTGTAGATGCAAACGGTAAGAGAGCCTTTGTTTTAACTCTTCAAGCTAGAGAGCAGCATATTAGAAGATTTAAAGCCACATCTAATATATGTTCAAATCAAGGCTTGAACATGTTAATGGCAACTATATATTTAACTACTTTAGGTAAAGAAGGCTTGAGGGAAGTTGCTGTTCAGTGTGCTCAAAAAGCTCAGTATGCTTTTGATGAAATAACTAAGAGCAAAAAATTTAAGCCTTTATTTAACAGACCTTTCTTTAAAGAGTTTGCAGTTACTAGTAAAGGAGATAGTTCTAAAGTAAATGAGAGATTATTAGAAGAAGGTATTCTTGGTGGGTATGAACTGGGTAAAGATTATGAAGAGTATAATAATAGTTTAATGTTTTGTGTAACAGAAAAGAGAACTAAGAGTGAAATAGATAAGCTTTCAAGTGTATTGGAGGTGTTATAA
- the gcvH gene encoding glycine cleavage system protein GcvH, with protein sequence MKIVEGIYYSKDHEWIKVEGDKACIGITDYAQHALGEIVYVEMPEVDDELDSGDAFSVIESVKAASDAYMPLSGTVIEINEELEDSPELLNSSPYESWILKVKISDLSELDSLMNHEDYKAFCESESH encoded by the coding sequence ATGAAAATAGTAGAAGGAATTTATTATTCAAAGGATCATGAGTGGATTAAGGTAGAAGGAGATAAAGCTTGTATAGGGATTACAGATTATGCTCAACATGCTTTAGGCGAAATTGTTTATGTGGAAATGCCTGAGGTGGATGATGAATTGGATTCTGGAGATGCATTTAGTGTAATTGAATCTGTTAAAGCTGCATCAGATGCTTATATGCCACTTTCAGGAACTGTTATAGAAATAAATGAAGAGTTAGAAGATTCACCTGAACTTTTAAATAGTAGCCCTTATGAAAGTTGGATATTAAAGGTGAAAATCAGTGATTTATCAGAATTAGATAGTTTAATGAATCATGAAGACTATAAGGCATTTTGTGAAAGTGAAAGCCATTAA
- the gcvT gene encoding glycine cleavage system aminomethyltransferase GcvT: MQNLKKTALFDTHEKYGGKIIDFSGWQLPVQYEGITSEHESTRNKAGLFDVSHMGEVEIKGKDAFKFVQNLVTNDVSVLEDNQVLYTFMCYEHGGVVDDLLVYRFDEEHFFLVINAGNIDKDFEWMKMNSEEYDIELMNISDQVSQLAIQGPSAQEILQKLIDVDLTQIHFFYCKRNVNIDGVSCLVSRTGYTGEDGFEIYLDNDRAEYVWEKLMEVGKELGLKPVGLGARDTLRFEVALPLYGNELSKDITPLEAGLGFFVKLEKDDFIGKDALIKQKSDGLKRKIVGFEMIDKGIPRHGYEVWADGKQIGFVTTGYASPTVKKNIGFAMVPIEYSKLDTPIEIKVRKRILKAKVVSKRFYTKSYKKV; the protein is encoded by the coding sequence ATGCAAAATCTTAAAAAAACTGCTCTTTTCGATACCCATGAGAAATATGGAGGAAAGATAATAGATTTTTCAGGGTGGCAACTTCCAGTACAGTATGAGGGTATAACTTCAGAACATGAGTCTACTAGAAATAAGGCGGGTCTATTTGATGTATCTCATATGGGAGAAGTTGAAATTAAGGGTAAGGATGCATTTAAATTTGTACAAAATCTAGTAACTAATGATGTATCTGTTCTTGAAGACAATCAAGTATTATATACTTTTATGTGTTATGAACACGGTGGAGTAGTAGATGATTTATTAGTATATAGATTTGATGAAGAACATTTTTTCCTTGTGATAAATGCTGGCAATATAGATAAGGATTTTGAATGGATGAAGATGAATTCAGAGGAATATGATATAGAACTTATGAATATATCTGATCAAGTATCACAATTAGCAATACAAGGACCAAGTGCTCAAGAAATTCTGCAAAAATTAATTGATGTAGATTTAACTCAAATACATTTTTTTTACTGCAAAAGAAATGTGAATATTGATGGGGTTAGTTGCTTGGTTTCAAGAACAGGTTATACAGGCGAAGATGGTTTTGAAATTTATTTAGATAATGATAGAGCAGAGTATGTATGGGAGAAATTGATGGAAGTAGGAAAAGAATTAGGATTAAAACCTGTGGGTTTAGGAGCAAGAGATACTCTAAGATTTGAGGTTGCATTACCTCTTTATGGGAATGAGTTATCTAAGGATATAACTCCATTAGAGGCAGGGCTTGGATTTTTTGTAAAGCTAGAGAAAGACGATTTTATAGGAAAAGATGCTTTAATAAAACAAAAATCAGATGGTTTGAAGAGAAAAATAGTAGGTTTTGAAATGATAGATAAGGGAATACCTAGACATGGTTATGAAGTATGGGCTGATGGAAAACAAATAGGATTTGTAACTACTGGATATGCTTCTCCTACAGTTAAGAAAAATATAGGGTTTGCCATGGTTCCTATAGAGTATTCAAAACTAGATACACCTATTGAAATAAAGGTGAGAAAAAGAATTTTAAAAGCTAAAGTTGTAAGTAAGAGATTTTACACTAAGAGTTATAAAAAAGTATAA